The nucleotide sequence GAGCTCCAAGCCATGCAGATGAACCTCGTTTCTTCTGAGAGATTCAACCTCTTCGATCGGCCACTGAACAAGCTGCCTTCCTCTGCTATCCAGCCAAATTTTCCTCGGAATGATCTGAAGAATCACTCATATGTTTCTGATATCGAAACATGAGCTTATATGATCCAAGCAGAGAAGAAGAAGTCACCTGAATACCAGCCCATCCCTTTGCGATGTCATCAGATTCAGTGTCAGATTCATTCAACCATCCCCACAAGATCCTCCGCTTCTTCTTCGCATCGAAGAACGTCTTCGATGCGTAGAACTTACCATAGTCGTACCTCAACCACATCCGGTAGTCGTCCGCAGCATTGTCCGGCACAAAGATGTCCCTCGTCTCATCATACGTTCCCAGCATGTAATAGTCGGACTGCGGCTCCATCAAGCTCATCTTCAACACATGCCTGACGTCCTTGGAGTTCACCGACGTGTCCAAGCCTTCTCGTCCCTCGATCGGCACCGGGAAGAAGTCAGGGCACTCCCACATCCCCGAAGCGCTCGACGAATGCAGAGGCGAGTCGGCCCTCTCCCACCGCACGAAGTCCTCGCTCTTGTACAACAAGGCGGTTCCATTCCCTGAGATCTCAGCTCCCAGGGCGACTCGCCAATGCCCGTCGGCTCCGCGCCACCCGGTGGTCGGGTCCCGGAACATGTCGGGGTGGATGCCGTCGGAGGGCGTCATCAGAGGATTGTAGTCAGGCTTCGTCCACTCCCTGAGAAAGGGATCGGACAGGTTCCCCGGGACAGCAATGTTCTGGACCTGCTGGTTGTCTCGGTTCATCCCAGTGTAGAGGATGACCGGCTGGTGGCCGGGGAGGATGGTGGCGGAGCCGGTCCAGCAGCCATTGATGTCGAAGGGCTTGGTGGGATGGATGGCGAGGTCGAGCGGCGCCCAGTTGATGAGGTCGGTCGACACCGAGTGAGCCCAATGGATGTTGCCCCACACCGagctattggggttgtactggtagAAGAGGTGGTAGACGCCATTGTAGTACATCGGTCCTGTCAGTGGTTTTGGTGGCAGTTATGACAGTTGcctgtgagtgagagagagagagagttgcataCCATTTGGGTCTGCTCATTTGCCAGGTTTTGGAGGACCAATTCATGCAAGAGAAGAGACCATGTTAGAACATGAAATCTTGCAGTAGAAACATATATGTCTTCCCTGTTCTTAATCTACTCTCAGAAAAATAGGCACAACGATGAAACTATGGCATCTCATTACATGATGTTGCCATCTAAACTAGATGAAACTATGAGTGAGTAGAATCGATGTTTGttagggatggaggagcaaggaaaaaaaaaagaatactgttataatattaaaaataggaGGATTGATAAGAATACTTATAAGATATTCCTAGGTAGTTATTAAAATCACCTtgtaactactagatcataataactatctagataactatgaatcaagtcTTAACActtccccttgattcatagttacaaACACCGATATGCGACATGAAATAAATATACTTTTGAACTGAAAATGACTTGGTGAAGATATCCACAACTTATTCATatgttccacaatacttcattattatggctccacttgctacaagatctcgaatgaaatgatagcgtatctctatatACTTCGTTCTTCtatgaaatgttggattcttcgtcattaCAATTGTGACtttattatcacaaaatattttcgttgcttctttttgttcttgatgaagatcttcaagaagtcttctaagccatattgcttgacaagctaTTGATGTTGCGGCTACATATTCTGCTTTCGATGTCGATAACGCAGTTGTTGCTTACTTTTTAGAACTTCAAGATATAGCTCTCGATCCGAGGCTAAAAACATTGCCTGAAGTACTatttcgatcatctaaagctcctgcccaatcactatcagtaaaatgaaataatttacatttaaactttgttttgaacactTATTTTAACCCAAtaggtttcttttctttcggtagatccattagctcccaagtttcattcatCTCAatcgacttgatttcctcctttattgcttttcttcattcctcttttttaattGCTTCCTCAAAAATTGTtgaatctgaaataaacaaagcaaatattgagtcataaatttatatttcctcagaatttgaactgctattgggtgaggttgacgataaacttgttggagcaggatccATCATTTGATTCTGCGGAATGTCTAGTTCTGTTGAAATCTGCATTTGTGTtctacctttattggtctcccaattccaacttgtcctttcattaaacataacatttctattaataataactttgtcattaacagggttatataatcgatatgctttgtaaagaataaccaattaagatatatttttcggatttttcattaagcttgtgatgattttgtgaattcaccaaagcataaacaataaaacaaaaaattcttagatgtctaacacttggtttcataccataccaagccttaaaaggagtttgattcataatagcctttgttggtgaaatattcaacaaataaactgttgtTGCAATTACTTCTGCCCAAAACTAATTTGGAATTTATTTTCCTTTAAGAAAACTTCTTGCTATTTTAACGATAGTCCGATTTTTacgctcagctacaccattttgctccggtgtatatgatgctatcaattctctgtgaataacattttcttcacaaaaagaactaaactcattagataaaaattcactgcatttatctgtccgaagtgtctttatatatctatcactttgcctttctacaagtgccttaaactttcgaaaattatcaaatgtttcatatttcagtttcagaaaatatacccaactcatgcggctataatcacagtaaataataaaaaaattgacttccaccaaatgattttgtattcataggtccacataagtcagcatgaattaattcaagataattagatgctctccatactTTTCtaataggaaatggttttttactttgtttgccataaatatatccttcacatacatcaagcgtattaattttagacaatccgaaaaccattcttttttgacttaacaaccttaaactccTTAATGTTAAGGTATCTATATCTTaaacatcataaactagactcattcttttgagttgcgacAAGTGCATGCGttccaatatttgacacatcttgTTTtgcgtcatgcaaacatttactataatcaaaccaaatttttttatctttaatagtgcatgaaccatcatcaaatattactgaatatctatcatctatcaattgttcaatactcaataagttatgtgataaagtaggaacaaagaaaacattatcaaggtattttcccTTGATTTGTTTGCTA is from Musa acuminata AAA Group cultivar baxijiao chromosome BXJ1-6, Cavendish_Baxijiao_AAA, whole genome shotgun sequence and encodes:
- the LOC135676228 gene encoding beta-fructofuranosidase, insoluble isoenzyme 4-like isoform X2, translating into MASSCRSCLVWVLCFFLCRCLVFVEPSRRVFLYPQSQEISSIVSKQYRTAYHFQPPKNWINGPMYYNGVYHLFYQYNPNSSVWGNIHWAHSVSTDLINWAPLDLAIHPTKPFDINGCWTGSATILPGHQPVILYTGMNRDNQQVQNIAVPGNLSDPFLREWTKPDYNPLMTPSDGIHPDMFRDPTTGWRGADGHWRVALGAEISGNGTALLYKSEDFVRWERADSPLHSSSASGMWECPDFFPVPIEGREGLDTSVNSKDVRHVLKMSLMEPQSDYYMLGTYDETRDIFVPDNAADDYRMWLRYDYGKFYASKTFFDAKKKRRILWGWLNESDTESDDIAKGWAGIQIIPRKIWLDSRGRQLVQWPIEEVESLRRNEVHLHGLELTTGLHEIKGVKGSQADVEVDFELPSLDRADPFDPTRAMDAPKLCSQEDASVRGGIGPFGLLVLASENLEEHTAIFFRVYRDQNTAKVLMCSDQRRSSLRPELDKPVYGVFLDMDLEKERKISLRTLIDHSVIENFGGKGRACITARVYPELFLNTSSHLYLFNNGSSSVMISRFQSWGMAKAHLNIKLKDLVIEN
- the LOC135676228 gene encoding beta-fructofuranosidase, insoluble isoenzyme 4-like isoform X1; translated protein: MASSCRSCLVWVLCFFLCRCLVFVEPSRRVFLYPQSQEISSIVSKQYRTAYHFQPPKNWINDPNGPMYYNGVYHLFYQYNPNSSVWGNIHWAHSVSTDLINWAPLDLAIHPTKPFDINGCWTGSATILPGHQPVILYTGMNRDNQQVQNIAVPGNLSDPFLREWTKPDYNPLMTPSDGIHPDMFRDPTTGWRGADGHWRVALGAEISGNGTALLYKSEDFVRWERADSPLHSSSASGMWECPDFFPVPIEGREGLDTSVNSKDVRHVLKMSLMEPQSDYYMLGTYDETRDIFVPDNAADDYRMWLRYDYGKFYASKTFFDAKKKRRILWGWLNESDTESDDIAKGWAGIQIIPRKIWLDSRGRQLVQWPIEEVESLRRNEVHLHGLELTTGLHEIKGVKGSQADVEVDFELPSLDRADPFDPTRAMDAPKLCSQEDASVRGGIGPFGLLVLASENLEEHTAIFFRVYRDQNTAKVLMCSDQRRSSLRPELDKPVYGVFLDMDLEKERKISLRTLIDHSVIENFGGKGRACITARVYPELFLNTSSHLYLFNNGSSSVMISRFQSWGMAKAHLNIKLKDLVIEN